Below is a window of Spelaeicoccus albus DNA.
CGTAATTTCCGGTCGAGGGCCGACATCGGCTCGTCGAGCAGCAGGACGTCGGGCCTGTTCACCAACGCGCGGGCCAAGCCGATCCGCTGGGCCTGGCCCCCGGAGAGCATACGGGTGTCGCGTGCGGCGAATGAACTCATTTGCACCATTTCGAGTGCTTCCCCCACGCGGGAGTTGATGTCACGGCGCGCCGTGCGTCGCTGACGCAGGCCGTAGGCGACGTTTTGCGCGACGCTCATGTGCGGGAAAAGCGCGTACGACTGGAAAACGGTGTTGATGGAGCGTTTGTGCGCCGGGACTGCGACGATTGATGCGCCGTCCAAACGGATATCGCCCCGGTCGGGGGTTTCGAAACCGGCGAGCATGCGCAGCAGCGTGGTCTTGCCGCATCCGGAGGGGCCGAGCAGCGAGAGGAATTCGCCGGCGCGGACGTCCAGGTCGATGCCGCCCACTGCGGTGACGGAGCCGTAGCGCTTCACGACCCGGCTGAGGGTGACGGCGCCGCTCGCCGCGTCGCGGGCGGGCCGCTGCTGGGTCAACGTGTCGGTCATTGGTGCGTCCAATCGAGTCGGAGGGAGCTGTTAGGCGGCAAAGACGATTTCGCCGCCGACCATTGTCATGTCGTTGCGCAGCGTGTGCAGGTCGGCCGGGTGCACGGTGAACGGGTCGGCCGAGGCGACTGCCAGGTCGGCCGGGGCTCCGGCTGCGACGGTTCCGGCATCGCTGCGGTTCAGCCGGGCGGAGCCGCGCGTGTATGCGGCGAGGGCCGTGGTAAGGTCGATCGATTGATCGGCGCCCAGCGGCTCGGCATCGGGATGGCCGGCTTCGCGCCGATTCACGGCGACGTGGACCGCCGCCCACGGGTCCGGCGTGGAGACGGGCCAATCGGATCCCATGGCCAGTCGTGCGCCGGAGCGCACCAGCGAGGCGAACGGGTATTGTCGGCCGGATCGTTCCGGGCCCAGGAACGGCAGCGTGAGATCGGTCATTTGCTTGTCCCCGGCCGCCCAGAGAGCTTGCGCGTTGGCTGTGACATCAAGCTGGGCAAAGCGCGGGACGTCGTGCGGGTCGATCACTTGGATGTGCGCCAAATGGTGCCGCCGCCCGGTCGGGCCGTGTGCGCGACGGGCGTATTCGACGGCGTCCAGCCCGTAGTGGACCGCCCGGTCGCCGATCGCGTGCATGTGCACGTCGAAGCCGCGGGCCTCCAGGGCCGCGACGGACAGGTTCAGTATTTCGGGCCGGAAGTAGCTGATCCCCTTGTTGGTACCGGCGCATCCGCAGGCGTCCAAGTACGGATCCTGCATGGCGGCCGTGAAGGTTTCGGCGACGCCGTCGAGCATGATTTTCACCGACGTCGTCCGGAAGCGTCCGCTGGAATTCTCGTTGCGGACCGCTGCGAACGCGTCTGCCTGATCCTCGATGTCACGTTCCGTGATGCCGCGGGGCCACCACAGCGCGCCGACGACGTCGGCCGTCAGTGTGCCGGCCCGTGCCGCGCTTTGGTAGACGGCTGTCGAATCCGATTGGCCGGCGTAGTCGCCGATGATGGCATCTTGCCAGCCGCGGATTCCAAGCGTTTGCAAATACTTCTGTGAGTTCATCAGCGCGGCGGCCTGGTCGGCTTCCGTGACTGCCGGGGCGTGAGCATCGACCAGTTGCATTGCCGCTTCGTGCAGGGTGCCGGCCGGGTTGCCGTGCACGTCCCGTTCGATCCGGCCTCCCTCCGGATCCGGAGTGGACGCATCGATGCCGGCAGTGCGCAGCGCTTCGGAGTTCACCCAGCTGCTGTGGTGATCGCAGTTGACCAAGACGGCCGGACGGGCGCCGATGGCGTCGATTCCGTCGAGAAGCTCCTTGGCGGGTGTTCCGTTCGGAAAATCGGCCATCGACCAGCCGCCGCCGACTATCCATCGGCCGTCGGATGCTGCGGCGAAGTCCGCCACGCGAGCCAATACGCCGTCCCGCCCCTTTGCGTCGGACACGTCG
It encodes the following:
- a CDS encoding ABC transporter ATP-binding protein, with translation MTDTLTQQRPARDAASGAVTLSRVVKRYGSVTAVGGIDLDVRAGEFLSLLGPSGCGKTTLLRMLAGFETPDRGDIRLDGASIVAVPAHKRSINTVFQSYALFPHMSVAQNVAYGLRQRRTARRDINSRVGEALEMVQMSSFAARDTRMLSGGQAQRIGLARALVNRPDVLLLDEPMSALDRKLRDEMQLELKLLQKKLGTTFIFVTHDQEEALSMSDRIVVMRGGAVQQVGEAEEIYARPANAFVAGFIGRQNFFDAVAADGRLESAHGPMGGPQAAGHHGRVRVAVRPESIALSARRPDASVNVVAGRVAGTSFLGDVVQYVVVADDETEILCRKPRAESVRVAAGDSVFCSWQPEQMQVFEP
- a CDS encoding amidohydrolase, with the translated sequence MGADYLFHSGRVFDGEQLLDGAPAVAVADGRIAAVGSDAEAERTAATQLVDLRGKLLLPAFTDAHIHPVSAGVERLGCDVSDAKGRDGVLARVADFAAASDGRWIVGGGWSMADFPNGTPAKELLDGIDAIGARPAVLVNCDHHSSWVNSEALRTAGIDASTPDPEGGRIERDVHGNPAGTLHEAAMQLVDAHAPAVTEADQAAALMNSQKYLQTLGIRGWQDAIIGDYAGQSDSTAVYQSAARAGTLTADVVGALWWPRGITERDIEDQADAFAAVRNENSSGRFRTTSVKIMLDGVAETFTAAMQDPYLDACGCAGTNKGISYFRPEILNLSVAALEARGFDVHMHAIGDRAVHYGLDAVEYARRAHGPTGRRHHLAHIQVIDPHDVPRFAQLDVTANAQALWAAGDKQMTDLTLPFLGPERSGRQYPFASLVRSGARLAMGSDWPVSTPDPWAAVHVAVNRREAGHPDAEPLGADQSIDLTTALAAYTRGSARLNRSDAGTVAAGAPADLAVASADPFTVHPADLHTLRNDMTMVGGEIVFAA